A stretch of Apium graveolens cultivar Ventura unplaced genomic scaffold, ASM990537v1 ctg141, whole genome shotgun sequence DNA encodes these proteins:
- the LOC141699848 gene encoding NAC domain-containing protein 2-like: protein MAGAADLQLPPGFRFHPTDDELVMYYLCRKCASQNIDVPIIKELDLYKHDPWELPGLALYGEKEWYFFSPRERKYPNGSRPNRAAGTGYWKATGADKAIGKPNTVGIKKALVFYAGKAPKGHKTNWIMHEYRLADVDRSARNKNRSSRLDEWVLCRIYNKKGSLDKHMTVKTTETAQNKSKFACSTSDMAYLDTSDSVPKLHTDSSCSEQQVVSPPELREVQSHPKLEWDNTTTTLDYQHNYMDATADNNNNNVPFMFQQPQSNYEMAQWQDVFMYLQRSL, encoded by the exons ATGGCGGGGGCAGCGGATTTACAACTGCCGCCTGGTTTCAGATTTCATCCTACTGATGATGAGCTTGTTATGTACTATTTATGCAGGAAATGTGCTTCTCAAAACATCGATGTTCCTATCATTAAAGAACTTGATCTTTACAAACATGACCCTTGGGAACTTCCTG GTCTGGCTTTGTATGGAGAGAAAGAATGGTATTTTTTCTCGCCACGGGAGCGAAAATATCCCAACGGTTCGAGACCAAATCGGGCAGCAGGAACAGGGTACTGGAAGGCTACGGGAGCAGATAAGGCGATTGGAAAGCCCAACACGGTGGGGATTAAGAAGGCACTTGTGTTTTATGCGGGGAAAGCGCCTAAAGGCCACAAAACTAACTGGATCATGCATGAGTACAGGCTCGCTGATGTCGATCGATCGGCTCGAAACAAAAATCGTAGCTCCAGG TTGGACGAATGGGTTCTATGCCGAATTTACAACAAGAAAGGCAGCTTAGACAAACACATGACCGTCAAAACAACCGAAACTGCACAAAACAAGTCCAAATTTGCATGTTCAACAAGCGACATGGCGTATCTGGACACATCCGATTCGGTGCCGAAGCTTCACACCGATTCAAGCTGCTCCGAACAGCAAGTAGTGTCACCGCCAGAGTTACGTGAGGTGCAAAGCCACCCAAAGTTGGAGTGGGACAACACTACTACTACCCTTGACTATCAACATAATTACATGGATGCCACTGCGgataacaacaacaacaatgtACCTTTTATGTTTCAGCAGCCGCAATCGAATTACGAAATGGCACAGTGGCAAGATGTGTTCATGTATCTCCAGAGATCGCTCTGA